In Streptomyces alboniger, the following are encoded in one genomic region:
- a CDS encoding helix-turn-helix domain-containing protein translates to MSHDSTAAPETTARKLSGRRRREIVAVLLFSGGPIFESSIPLSVFGIDRQDAGVPRYRLLVCAGEDGPLRTTGGLELTAPHGLEAIGRAGTVVVPAWRSITSPPPPEALDALRRAHEEGARIVGLCTGAFVLAAAGLLDGRPATTHWMYAPTLAKRYPSVHVDPRELFVDDGDVLTSAGTAAGIDLCLHIVRTDHGNEAAGALARRLVVPPRRAGGQERYLDRSLPEEIGADPLAEVVAWALEHLHEQFDVETLAARAYMSRRTFDRRFRSLTGSAPLQWLITQRVLQAQRLLETSDYSVDEVAGRCGFRSPVALRGHFRRQLGSSPAAYRAAYRARRPQGERTLESAPAASQAMPALVEAGPVPTQTRRTAAASALGPSASMSADPGKPHSDVYAPGRAPLPGQRSAP, encoded by the coding sequence ATGAGCCACGACTCCACTGCCGCGCCGGAGACCACGGCCCGGAAGCTCTCCGGACGCCGCCGCCGGGAGATCGTAGCGGTGCTGCTCTTCAGCGGTGGCCCCATCTTCGAGAGTTCCATACCGCTCTCCGTCTTCGGCATCGACCGGCAGGACGCCGGGGTGCCCCGCTACCGGCTGCTCGTGTGCGCCGGCGAGGACGGCCCGCTGCGGACCACCGGCGGGCTCGAACTCACCGCGCCGCACGGCCTGGAGGCCATCGGCAGGGCGGGCACGGTCGTCGTACCGGCCTGGCGGTCGATCACGTCTCCACCGCCACCGGAGGCACTCGACGCGCTGCGCCGCGCGCACGAGGAGGGTGCCCGCATCGTCGGGCTCTGCACCGGCGCGTTCGTACTGGCCGCGGCGGGACTGCTCGACGGCCGGCCCGCGACCACCCACTGGATGTACGCGCCGACGCTCGCGAAGCGCTACCCGTCCGTCCACGTGGATCCGCGCGAGCTGTTCGTCGACGACGGGGACGTCCTGACGAGCGCCGGCACCGCGGCCGGAATCGATCTCTGTCTGCACATCGTGCGCACGGACCACGGCAACGAGGCGGCGGGCGCGCTCGCCCGCAGGCTCGTGGTGCCGCCGCGCCGCGCCGGCGGTCAGGAGCGCTATCTCGACAGGTCTTTACCAGAGGAGATCGGCGCCGACCCGCTCGCCGAGGTCGTCGCCTGGGCGCTCGAACACCTCCACGAGCAGTTCGACGTGGAGACGCTGGCCGCGCGCGCGTACATGAGCAGGCGGACCTTCGACCGCAGGTTCCGCTCGCTCACCGGGAGCGCTCCCCTCCAGTGGCTGATCACTCAGCGGGTGCTCCAGGCGCAGCGTCTCCTGGAGACGTCCGACTACTCCGTCGACGAGGTGGCGGGCCGCTGCGGCTTCCGCTCGCCGGTCGCGCTGCGGGGCCACTTCCGGCGCCAGCTGGGCTCGTCCCCCGCCGCGTACCGGGCGGCCTACCGCGCCCGCAGGCCGCAGGGCGAGCGCACGCTGGAGTCCGCTCCGGCGGCCTCGCAGGCCATGCCCGCGCTGGTGGAGGCGGGCCCGGTGCCGACCCAGACCCGGCGGACGGCGGCGGCCAGCGCGCTCGGCCCCTCGGCCTCCATGTCCGCCGACCCGGGCAAGCCGCACTCGGACGTGTACGCACCGGGACGTGCGCCCCTGCCCGGCCAGAGGAGCGCGCCGTAG
- the orn gene encoding oligoribonuclease yields MNDRMVWIDCEMTGLSLTDDALIEVAALVTDSELNVLGEGVDIVIRPPDAALETMPEVVRAMHTASGLLDELAGGTTLADAEEQVLAYVREHVKEPRKAPLCGNSVGTDRGFLARDMGTLEQYLHYRIVDVSSIKELARRWYPRAYFNSPDKNGNHRALADIRESIAELRYYREAIFVPQPGPDSDTAKSIAAKHVLSAE; encoded by the coding sequence ATGAACGACCGCATGGTGTGGATCGACTGCGAGATGACCGGGCTCTCGTTGACGGACGACGCACTTATCGAGGTGGCCGCACTGGTCACCGACTCGGAACTGAACGTGCTCGGCGAAGGGGTGGACATCGTGATCCGCCCGCCGGACGCGGCCCTGGAGACCATGCCCGAGGTGGTGCGCGCCATGCACACCGCCTCGGGGCTCCTCGACGAACTGGCCGGCGGCACCACGCTGGCCGACGCCGAGGAGCAGGTCCTGGCGTACGTACGTGAGCACGTCAAGGAGCCGCGGAAGGCTCCGCTGTGCGGAAACTCGGTCGGCACCGACCGCGGCTTCCTGGCGCGGGACATGGGGACCCTGGAGCAGTACCTCCACTACCGGATCGTCGACGTCTCCTCCATCAAGGAGCTGGCGCGGCGCTGGTACCCCCGGGCGTACTTCAACAGCCCGGACAAGAACGGCAACCACCGCGCCCTCGCCGACATCCGCGAGTCCATCGCCGAGCTGCGCTACTACCGCGAGGCGATCTTCGTCCCGCAGCCGGGCCCGGACTCGGACACCGCGAAGTCGATCGCCGCCAAGCACGTGCTGTCCGCGGAGTAG
- a CDS encoding LacI family DNA-binding transcriptional regulator, with protein MAAHAARGRSGGRPTLEEVAARAGVGRGTVSRVINGSPRVSAATRTAVEAAVAELGYVPNTAARALAANRTDAIALVVPEPETRFFAEPYFSDVLRGVGAQLSETEMQLLLIFAGNDQRRQRLAQYLAAHRVDGVLLVSVHADDPLPDLLAQLEIPAVISGRRSAEEALPSVDSDNFAGACSAMRHLMARGRTAIATITGRLDVYGAQRRLDGYRAALEDAGRTVDERLIAQGDFTEEGGRRAMRELLAARPDLDAVFAGSDVMAAGARQALREAGRRIPDDVALVGFDDSAIARHMDPPLTSVRQPIEEMGRAMIDLLLAEIADSRPAAARRLERRQLVLPTELVERDSS; from the coding sequence ATGGCAGCTCACGCAGCGCGCGGCCGCAGCGGCGGACGGCCCACTCTGGAGGAGGTCGCCGCCCGGGCGGGAGTAGGCCGGGGGACGGTGTCCCGCGTGATCAACGGCTCGCCGAGGGTGAGCGCCGCGACCCGCACGGCCGTCGAGGCCGCCGTGGCCGAGCTGGGGTACGTGCCCAATACGGCGGCCCGCGCCCTGGCCGCCAACCGCACGGACGCGATCGCCCTGGTCGTGCCCGAGCCCGAGACCCGCTTCTTCGCCGAGCCGTACTTCTCCGATGTGCTGCGCGGCGTGGGCGCCCAGCTCAGCGAGACCGAGATGCAGCTGCTGCTGATCTTCGCGGGCAACGACCAGCGGCGTCAGCGCCTGGCCCAGTACCTCGCGGCCCACCGCGTCGACGGCGTCCTGCTGGTCTCGGTGCACGCCGACGACCCGCTGCCCGACCTGCTGGCCCAGCTGGAGATCCCCGCCGTGATCAGCGGTCGGCGCTCGGCTGAGGAGGCGCTGCCGTCGGTCGACTCCGACAACTTCGCCGGGGCGTGCTCGGCCATGCGGCACCTCATGGCCCGCGGCCGCACGGCCATAGCCACCATCACCGGCCGCCTCGACGTGTACGGGGCCCAGCGCCGCCTGGACGGCTATCGCGCCGCCCTGGAGGACGCGGGCCGCACGGTGGACGAGCGGCTGATCGCGCAGGGCGACTTCACGGAGGAGGGCGGGCGCCGCGCCATGCGGGAGCTGCTCGCGGCCCGCCCCGACCTCGACGCGGTCTTCGCGGGCTCGGACGTGATGGCGGCGGGTGCCCGGCAGGCGCTGCGGGAGGCCGGACGCCGGATACCGGACGACGTGGCGCTGGTCGGCTTCGACGACTCGGCGATCGCGCGCCACATGGATCCGCCGCTCACCAGCGTCCGCCAGCCCATCGAGGAGATGGGGCGGGCGATGATCGATCTGCTGCTCGCGGAGATCGCGGACAGCCGCCCGGCCGCCGCCCGGCGCCTGGAGCGGCGCCAGCTGGTGCTCCCGACGGAACTGGTCGAGCGGGATTCTTCCTGA
- a CDS encoding ABC transporter substrate-binding protein — protein MHTSSGRSRRVVTYAAVTALAASLLAACSSDDDGSAGDGKITLNVGTFGVLGLKQAGLYEEYEKAHPDIRIKENVIERNDAYYPKLLTQLQSGAGVNDVAAIEVSNITEIVQTQGAKFEDLGKAEGVEKSAYLDWKWKQATTEDGKTVGLGVDIGPTALCYRKDLFEKADLPTDREQLAKEWAGDWDKYVALGEKYMKKAPKGTKFVDSASSVYNAVFAGATERYYDENGEEIYEKSQGRKDAWDAAMKVARGGMSAKLKQFDPTWDQGFANARFATVACPAWMAGYIQEKTGPGGKGKWDMAKAPTDGNWGGAFLGVPSAGKHKKEATELAVWLTRPEQLAKIFAKQASFPSTPSVYDELKPSAATKAYFSDAPITRIYAGVAKNIPSAVYGVKDAQIGQSITDIGVLQVEQQGKSPEEGWEAAQKEIKDVLGQ, from the coding sequence ATGCACACGAGTTCCGGCCGGTCCCGCCGAGTGGTGACCTACGCGGCCGTGACCGCCCTGGCCGCGAGTCTGCTGGCCGCTTGTTCCAGCGACGACGACGGATCGGCGGGCGACGGCAAGATCACGCTCAACGTGGGTACGTTCGGCGTGCTGGGCCTCAAGCAGGCGGGCCTGTACGAGGAGTACGAGAAGGCCCACCCGGACATCAGGATCAAAGAGAACGTCATCGAGCGGAACGACGCCTATTACCCGAAGCTGCTCACCCAGCTCCAGTCCGGCGCGGGTGTCAACGACGTGGCGGCCATCGAGGTCAGCAACATCACGGAGATCGTGCAGACCCAGGGCGCCAAGTTCGAGGACCTGGGCAAGGCGGAGGGCGTGGAGAAGTCCGCGTACCTCGACTGGAAGTGGAAGCAGGCGACGACCGAGGACGGGAAGACGGTCGGCCTCGGGGTCGACATCGGCCCCACCGCGCTCTGCTACCGCAAGGACCTCTTCGAGAAGGCGGACCTGCCCACCGACCGCGAGCAGCTCGCGAAGGAGTGGGCGGGCGACTGGGACAAGTACGTCGCGCTCGGCGAGAAGTACATGAAGAAGGCGCCGAAGGGCACCAAGTTCGTCGACTCCGCCTCCAGCGTCTACAACGCCGTCTTCGCGGGCGCCACCGAGCGCTACTACGACGAGAACGGCGAGGAGATCTACGAGAAGAGCCAGGGCCGCAAGGACGCCTGGGACGCGGCGATGAAGGTCGCCCGGGGCGGCATGTCCGCCAAGCTCAAGCAGTTCGACCCGACGTGGGACCAGGGCTTTGCCAACGCCAGGTTCGCCACGGTGGCCTGCCCCGCCTGGATGGCCGGTTACATCCAGGAGAAGACGGGACCGGGCGGCAAGGGCAAGTGGGACATGGCCAAGGCGCCCACGGACGGCAACTGGGGCGGGGCCTTCCTCGGGGTGCCGAGCGCGGGCAAGCACAAGAAGGAGGCGACCGAGCTGGCCGTCTGGCTGACCCGGCCCGAGCAGCTCGCGAAGATCTTCGCCAAGCAGGCCAGCTTCCCCTCCACCCCGTCGGTCTACGACGAGCTGAAGCCGTCGGCGGCCACCAAGGCGTACTTCAGCGACGCGCCCATCACCCGGATCTACGCCGGCGTCGCCAAGAACATCCCCTCGGCCGTCTACGGCGTCAAGGACGCCCAGATCGGCCAGTCCATCACGGACATCGGTGTGCTCCAGGTGGAGCAGCAGGGCAAGTCTCCCGAGGAGGGCTGGGAGGCGGCCCAGAAGGAGATCAAGGATGTTCTGGGACAGTGA
- a CDS encoding carbohydrate ABC transporter permease — MSETTEYAETPLPGPSGEGGAARPATAGRASSPTTSSWRSRLYRWDTKASPYVFVAPFFLFFGAFGLFPLLYTGWASLHRLELTNLNDSTWLGLENYTNLLQSDYFWNALGNTFTIGVISTVPQLAMALGIAHLLNYKLRGSTLWRVAMLAPYATSVASASLVFTLLFAWDGGMVNWMIGSVGFDPVNWRESSWGSQFAVSSIVIWRWTGYNALIYLAAMQAVPHDLYESASLDGASRWQQFRHVTIPMLRPTILFTVVVSTIGATQLFGEPLLFGGTAGSKGGADHQFQTLGLYLYDQGWINGHLGRASAVAWLMLLILLLIAAVNLLIARRLRKDR; from the coding sequence ATGTCCGAGACGACTGAGTACGCCGAGACTCCCCTCCCCGGGCCCTCCGGGGAGGGGGGCGCGGCCCGGCCCGCGACGGCCGGCCGCGCGTCCTCCCCCACGACGTCCTCGTGGCGCAGCCGCCTGTACCGCTGGGACACAAAGGCGTCGCCGTACGTCTTCGTCGCGCCGTTCTTCCTCTTCTTCGGCGCCTTCGGCCTCTTCCCGCTCCTCTACACCGGCTGGGCCTCGCTGCACCGCCTGGAGCTGACCAACCTCAACGACAGCACCTGGCTCGGCCTGGAGAACTACACCAACCTCTTGCAGAGCGACTACTTCTGGAACGCGCTCGGCAACACCTTCACCATCGGCGTCATCTCCACCGTCCCTCAGCTGGCCATGGCACTCGGCATCGCGCACCTGCTCAACTACAAGCTGCGCGGCTCCACGCTGTGGCGGGTGGCGATGCTCGCGCCGTACGCCACCTCGGTGGCGAGCGCCTCGCTGGTCTTCACGCTGCTCTTCGCGTGGGACGGCGGGATGGTCAACTGGATGATCGGGTCGGTGGGCTTCGACCCTGTCAACTGGCGTGAGTCGTCCTGGGGTTCGCAGTTCGCCGTGTCGTCGATCGTCATCTGGCGCTGGACCGGCTACAACGCCCTCATCTATCTGGCGGCGATGCAGGCCGTACCGCACGACCTGTACGAGTCGGCCTCGCTGGACGGCGCCTCGCGCTGGCAGCAGTTCCGGCACGTGACGATCCCGATGCTGCGCCCGACGATCCTGTTCACCGTGGTCGTCTCCACGATCGGCGCGACCCAGCTCTTCGGCGAGCCCCTGCTGTTCGGCGGGACCGCCGGGTCCAAGGGCGGCGCCGACCACCAGTTCCAGACCCTCGGGCTCTATCTGTACGACCAGGGCTGGATCAACGGCCACCTGGGCAGGGCGTCGGCCGTCGCCTGGCTGATGCTCCTGATCCTGCTGCTCATCGCCGCGGTCAACCTGCTGATCGCCCGACGCCTGAGGAAGGACCGATGA
- a CDS encoding carbohydrate ABC transporter permease encodes MKTRARTMGLKAGRTMHAGPLTYAVLSLFTAISLAPLVWTAIAASRTQGRLARTPPPLWFGGNLFKNLERAWKEASLGDAMLNTTIVAGSITLGTVLFSTIAGFAFAKLKFRFSGALLVLTIGTMMVPPQLSVVPLYLWIADLQWTNQLQAVILPTFVSAFGVFFMRQYLVQALPSELIEAARMDGASSLRIIWHVVFPAARPAMAVLGLLTFVMAWNDFLWPIIALNQSNPTVQVALNSLGTGYIPDRAVIMAGALLGTLPLLLAFILFGKQIVSGIMQGAVKG; translated from the coding sequence ATGAAGACCCGCGCCCGCACCATGGGCCTCAAGGCCGGCCGCACGATGCACGCGGGGCCCCTCACCTACGCCGTCCTCTCGCTGTTCACCGCCATCTCGCTGGCGCCGCTGGTCTGGACGGCGATCGCGGCCTCACGGACCCAGGGGCGGCTCGCCCGGACACCGCCGCCCCTGTGGTTCGGCGGGAACCTCTTCAAGAACCTCGAAAGGGCGTGGAAGGAGGCGAGCCTCGGCGACGCGATGCTGAACACCACGATCGTGGCGGGCAGCATCACCCTCGGCACCGTCCTGTTCTCCACGATCGCCGGATTCGCCTTCGCCAAGCTGAAGTTCAGGTTCAGCGGGGCGCTGCTCGTCCTGACCATCGGCACGATGATGGTGCCGCCGCAGCTGAGCGTCGTACCGCTGTATCTGTGGATCGCCGACCTCCAGTGGACCAACCAGCTCCAGGCCGTGATCCTGCCGACGTTCGTGAGCGCCTTCGGGGTGTTCTTCATGCGGCAGTACCTGGTGCAGGCCCTGCCCAGCGAGCTGATCGAGGCGGCGCGGATGGACGGGGCGAGCAGTCTGCGCATCATCTGGCACGTGGTGTTCCCCGCGGCGCGGCCCGCGATGGCCGTCCTCGGTCTGCTGACGTTCGTGATGGCCTGGAACGACTTCCTGTGGCCGATCATCGCCCTGAACCAGTCGAACCCCACCGTGCAGGTGGCGCTCAACTCCCTCGGCACGGGGTACATCCCCGACCGGGCGGTGATCATGGCGGGCGCGCTGCTCGGCACGCTGCCGCTGCTCCTGGCGTTCATCCTGTTCGGCAAGCAGATCGTGAGCGGGATCATGCAGGGGGCGGTCAAGGGCTGA
- a CDS encoding GH1 family beta-glucosidase, with protein MPESLTFPAGFLWGAATSAYQIEGAVREDGRTPSIWDTFSHTPGRTHGGDTGDVAAEHYHRYRDDVALMARLGLTAYRFSVSWSRVQPTGRGPAVQRGLDFYRRLVDELLSQGIEPALTLYHWDLPQELEDAGGWPARETAYRFAEYAGLVAEALGDRVESWITLNEPWCSAFLGYGSGVHAPGRTDPAAALHAAHHLNLAHGLGTQALRAALPARARVAVSLNSAVVRAVSQDPRDLDARRRIDNLANGVFHGPMLHGAYPADLLADTARITDWSCVREGDLAAIHQPLDALGLNYYTPALVSAAPEAPGDARADGHGASDHSPWPGAADVAFHQTPGECTEMGWTIDPTGLHELIMRYTREASGLPLYVTENGAACDDKPDADGRVHDPERIAYLHGHLAAVRRALTDGADVRGYYLWSLLDNFEWAYGYSKRFGAVYVDYETQVRTPKSSAEWYAAVARTGSLAE; from the coding sequence ATGCCTGAATCCCTCACCTTTCCGGCCGGTTTCCTCTGGGGCGCCGCCACCTCCGCGTACCAGATCGAGGGCGCCGTACGCGAGGACGGCCGCACCCCCTCCATCTGGGACACCTTCAGCCACACGCCGGGCCGCACGCACGGCGGCGACACCGGTGACGTCGCCGCCGAGCACTACCACCGCTACCGCGACGACGTGGCGCTCATGGCACGCCTCGGTCTGACCGCCTACCGGTTCTCCGTCTCCTGGTCCCGGGTGCAGCCCACCGGACGCGGCCCGGCCGTCCAGCGCGGCCTGGACTTCTACCGCCGCCTGGTCGACGAGCTGCTCTCCCAGGGCATCGAGCCCGCCCTGACCCTCTACCACTGGGACCTGCCCCAGGAGCTGGAGGACGCGGGCGGCTGGCCCGCGCGGGAGACCGCGTACCGCTTCGCCGAGTACGCGGGTCTGGTGGCCGAGGCGCTGGGCGACCGCGTCGAGTCCTGGATCACGCTCAACGAACCGTGGTGCAGCGCCTTCCTGGGCTACGGCTCAGGGGTGCACGCCCCCGGGCGCACCGACCCCGCGGCCGCCCTCCACGCCGCGCACCACCTCAACCTCGCGCACGGCCTCGGCACCCAGGCACTGCGCGCCGCTCTGCCGGCCCGCGCCCGGGTCGCGGTGAGCCTCAACTCCGCGGTGGTCAGGGCGGTTTCCCAGGACCCCCGGGACCTGGACGCGCGGCGGCGCATCGACAACCTCGCCAACGGCGTCTTCCACGGCCCGATGCTGCACGGCGCCTACCCGGCCGACCTGCTGGCCGACACCGCCCGGATCACCGACTGGTCCTGCGTCCGCGAGGGGGATCTGGCCGCCATCCACCAGCCGCTGGACGCGCTGGGCCTCAACTACTACACGCCCGCGCTGGTGTCTGCCGCACCGGAGGCCCCGGGCGACGCCCGCGCCGACGGGCACGGCGCCAGCGACCACTCGCCCTGGCCGGGGGCCGCGGACGTCGCCTTCCACCAGACGCCGGGCGAGTGCACCGAGATGGGCTGGACCATCGACCCGACGGGGCTGCACGAGCTGATCATGCGGTACACCCGGGAGGCGTCGGGGCTTCCGCTGTACGTGACGGAGAACGGCGCGGCCTGCGACGACAAGCCCGACGCCGACGGCCGCGTCCACGACCCGGAGCGGATCGCCTACCTCCACGGCCATCTGGCCGCGGTCCGCCGCGCCCTCACCGACGGCGCCGATGTCCGCGGGTACTACCTGTGGTCACTCCTGGACAACTTCGAATGGGCGTACGGCTACAGCAAGCGGTTCGGCGCGGTGTACGTGGACTACGAGACGCAGGTGCGGACTCCGAAGTCCAGCGCGGAGTGGTATGCGGCGGTCGCCAGGACGGGTTCGCTGGCCGAGTGA
- a CDS encoding sensor histidine kinase produces the protein MRWALVKVCLAVTAMVVVAFAVPLGLVVKEMARDRAVSNAERHGAGMGPTLSITTDREELTRAVATSEAGGNGRMAVYVPEVDGAPAFEVGDPRAGARAVEATRAEGRARTAEVPGGFVVLQPTALSSGTAVVEIFVPEAEVSNGVTTAWLVLAGVGIALVIGSVAVADRLGVRMVRPAKRLAGAAHDLGEGKLGARVPEEGPTELRLAAVAFNSMADQVVQLLANERELAADLSHRLRTPLTVLRLNTASLGDGPAAEQTRVAVERLEREVDTIIRTARDAKPRTAAATAAGPGAGCDAAEVIRERMAFWSALAEDEGREVRVAGVERPVRVPVARAELVAAMDALLGNVFRHTGEGTAFSVDVHSGEDAVIVLVSDAGPGIADPEAALARGAGSGADGSTGLGLDIVRRLAESTGGDVRVGSSVLGGAEVRLWLQRGARRGALGRRGHRARRRAVG, from the coding sequence GTGAGATGGGCCCTCGTCAAGGTGTGCCTGGCCGTCACGGCAATGGTCGTGGTGGCCTTCGCGGTGCCGCTCGGCCTCGTCGTCAAGGAGATGGCCAGGGACCGCGCCGTCTCGAACGCGGAGCGGCACGGCGCGGGCATGGGCCCCACGCTCTCCATCACCACCGACCGCGAGGAGCTGACCCGGGCCGTCGCCACGTCCGAGGCGGGCGGCAACGGGCGGATGGCCGTGTACGTACCGGAGGTCGACGGTGCCCCTGCCTTCGAGGTCGGTGATCCGCGGGCGGGCGCGCGGGCCGTCGAGGCCACCCGCGCGGAGGGCCGCGCGAGGACCGCCGAGGTGCCCGGTGGCTTCGTGGTGCTCCAGCCGACCGCGCTCAGCTCGGGCACGGCGGTCGTGGAGATCTTCGTGCCGGAGGCCGAGGTCAGCAACGGCGTGACGACCGCGTGGCTGGTGCTCGCGGGCGTCGGCATCGCGCTCGTCATCGGATCGGTGGCGGTCGCGGACCGTCTCGGCGTACGCATGGTCCGGCCCGCCAAGCGGCTGGCGGGCGCCGCGCACGACCTCGGGGAGGGGAAGCTCGGGGCGCGGGTGCCCGAGGAGGGCCCGACGGAGCTGCGGCTCGCGGCGGTCGCCTTCAACTCCATGGCCGACCAGGTCGTGCAGCTCCTCGCCAACGAACGGGAGCTGGCGGCCGACCTGTCCCACCGGCTGCGTACGCCGCTGACCGTGCTGCGGCTGAACACCGCCTCGCTCGGCGACGGTCCCGCGGCCGAGCAGACCCGCGTCGCCGTCGAACGCCTGGAACGCGAGGTCGACACGATCATCCGCACGGCACGGGACGCCAAGCCCCGGACGGCGGCGGCGACGGCGGCCGGGCCCGGCGCGGGCTGCGACGCCGCGGAGGTGATCCGCGAGCGGATGGCGTTCTGGTCGGCGCTCGCCGAGGACGAGGGCCGTGAGGTGCGTGTGGCGGGGGTGGAGCGGCCGGTGCGGGTGCCGGTGGCCCGGGCGGAACTGGTCGCCGCGATGGACGCCTTGCTCGGCAACGTCTTCCGGCACACCGGTGAGGGGACGGCCTTCTCGGTGGACGTGCACAGCGGCGAGGACGCGGTGATCGTCCTCGTCTCCGACGCGGGGCCCGGGATCGCCGACCCCGAGGCCGCGTTGGCGCGGGGCGCGGGGTCCGGGGCGGACGGGTCCACGGGGCTCGGCCTGGACATCGTGCGCCGCCTCGCCGAGTCGACGGGCGGCGACGTCCGTGTCGGCAGCTCGGTCCTCGGCGGTGCGGAGGTCCGCCTCTGGCTCCAGAGGGGGGCTCGCCGGGGGGCGTTGGGCCGCCGTGGGCACCGGGCCCGGAGACGTGCCGTCGGCTAG
- a CDS encoding response regulator transcription factor — translation MASVLVVEDDQFVRSALIRHLTEASHTVRSVGTALEALREVAHFRFDLVILDLGLPDLDGSEALKMLRGITDVPVIIATARDDEAEIVRLLNDGADDYLTKPFSVEHLSARMAAVLRRARGTAGEAPPSNVLQVGGLSIDPLRRQADLDGARLDLTRREFDLLAFLAGRPGVVVPRRELLAEVWQQSYGDDQTIDVHLSWLRRKLGETAARPRYLHTLRGVGVKLEPPAAEPPR, via the coding sequence ATGGCAAGTGTGCTCGTCGTCGAGGACGACCAGTTCGTACGCTCCGCCCTCATCCGGCACCTGACCGAGGCGTCGCACACCGTGCGCAGCGTCGGCACGGCCCTGGAGGCGCTGCGTGAGGTCGCCCATTTCCGCTTTGACCTGGTGATCCTGGATCTCGGCCTGCCCGACCTCGACGGGTCGGAGGCGCTCAAGATGCTGCGCGGCATCACGGACGTACCCGTGATCATCGCCACCGCGCGGGACGACGAGGCGGAGATCGTACGGCTCCTCAACGACGGCGCCGACGACTACCTCACCAAGCCGTTCTCCGTCGAACACCTGTCGGCGCGGATGGCCGCCGTGCTGCGCCGCGCGCGCGGTACGGCCGGTGAGGCGCCGCCGAGCAACGTGCTCCAGGTCGGCGGGCTCTCCATCGACCCGCTGCGGCGCCAGGCCGATCTCGACGGGGCGCGGCTCGACCTGACCCGCCGCGAGTTCGACCTGCTCGCCTTCCTCGCCGGGCGGCCCGGTGTCGTCGTGCCCCGCAGGGAACTGCTCGCCGAGGTGTGGCAGCAGAGCTACGGGGACGACCAGACCATCGACGTCCATCTGTCGTGGCTGCGGCGGAAGCTGGGCGAGACCGCCGCGCGGCCGCGTTACCTGCACACCCTGCGCGGGGTCGGCGTGAAGCTGGAGCCGCCGGCGGCGGAGCCACCGCGGTGA
- a CDS encoding spermidine synthase has protein sequence MARNRRSRDGSEAVVEKVDGGLAELIPDRDRPRAWTLLVDGAPQSHVDLDDPAYLDFEYQRRLGHIADLVAPAGKPIRAVHLGGGAFTLARYIAATRPRSTQQIVERDTALIQLVRRELPLDPQARIRVRGADAREGLAKIADGWADLVIADVFSGARTPAHLTSTEFLTDVARVLAPGGYYAANLADGPPLAHLRGQLATAAVLFPELALVADPAVLRGKRFGNAVLLAGGQALPVAELTRRSASDPHPGRVEHGRGLRDFSGGAAAVTDAAAVASPAPPPSVFR, from the coding sequence ATGGCAAGGAACAGGCGATCCCGGGACGGGTCCGAGGCCGTCGTCGAGAAGGTGGACGGCGGGCTCGCCGAGCTGATACCGGACCGGGACAGGCCGCGCGCGTGGACGCTGCTCGTGGACGGCGCCCCGCAGTCCCACGTGGACCTCGACGACCCCGCGTACCTCGACTTCGAGTACCAGCGCAGGCTCGGCCACATCGCCGACCTCGTCGCGCCCGCCGGCAAGCCGATACGCGCCGTGCACCTCGGCGGCGGCGCCTTCACCCTCGCCCGCTACATAGCGGCGACCCGCCCGCGCTCCACCCAGCAGATAGTCGAGCGCGACACCGCGCTCATCCAACTCGTCCGCCGCGAGCTGCCGTTGGACCCGCAGGCCCGGATACGGGTGCGCGGCGCCGACGCCCGCGAAGGGCTCGCGAAGATCGCCGACGGATGGGCGGACCTCGTGATCGCCGACGTCTTCAGCGGCGCGCGCACCCCCGCGCACCTCACCAGCACGGAGTTCCTCACCGACGTGGCCAGGGTCCTCGCACCCGGTGGTTACTACGCCGCCAACCTCGCCGACGGGCCGCCGCTCGCACATCTGCGCGGACAGCTCGCCACCGCCGCCGTGCTCTTCCCCGAACTCGCGCTCGTCGCCGACCCCGCCGTACTGCGCGGCAAGCGGTTCGGTAACGCCGTGCTCCTCGCCGGTGGCCAGGCGCTGCCCGTCGCGGAGCTGACCCGGCGCAGCGCGAGCGACCCGCACCCGGGCCGGGTCGAACACGGGCGGGGGCTGAGGGACTTCAGCGGGGGAGCGGCCGCGGTCACGGACGCCGCCGCGGTCGCCTCGCCGGCGCCGCCGCCCTCGGTGTTCCGCTGA